The Streptococcus viridans genome contains the following window.
TTTGTAACAGGTCTTGTAAAAGCGGATGGTCCTTCCTACGAGATTCAGTCTTATCGGGGGACTCTAACCTTGGACACTTGGGACGATGCTACTTATGAGGAAGAATTGGTCTATCATTTTACAACTTCCTATAATGGTCAATATGTCACCTTGGGAAGTGCAGGTAAAATGCCTCAAGGTTTTGAAATAGTAATTCCTCCTTTGGTGGAAGTGGAAGGTAGAACCTTGTCGCAAGAACCAGAAGTTCAAAATTTAGGCGATGGTTATCAGGTAAAGATTTATAACGGCGGAAGCGCAGGGGATACTGTCAAGATAAAGGTTACCTGGCGCTTAAAAAACCTGCTCTATGTTCACCAGGATATCCTGTTGTTGAACTGGAAACCGATTAGTGATGGGGATCAAGAGGTCAAAAAAGTAGAGTTACAGGTTATCCCGAAATTTGCTACAGCCGCCTCGAAATCGGAACTGAATATCCATACGGCTTATATGGGGGCTGAGCCAACTGTTCAGAAAGAAGAAGCAAACTATAAGGCTACTCTAGAGAATCTGAAACGAAAAGAAGGTGTTGAGATTTATGCTTACTGGCGGAAATCGGATATAGCTTCCTTTGGGGAATCAGATAGAGATACAGGCTTGATGGAGGAGTCCAACTATCATCGGACGGAAGCAGGAATTGTTCAAAAACGGACCTGGATTCGCCTATTTATGAAGGTCCTACTCCCAATCCTTATTCTGTTCTTCCTTCTTCTCGCTATTTATTGTCGTCATCGATTCATGCAATCTGTGACTTCTACCAGAGTTTTTCCGAAAAATAGCCGCTTGTATGAGATTCCAAATGACGTTGCGCCTCTACTAATGGCCTCGATTGTATACTCTACAGAGCTAGATGAGATTTCTCCAACCAAAAAACACGCTCGGGGCGCCTTTAAATTTGATCAGTTGGTGCAAGCAACCTTACTTGATTTGATTGAT
Protein-coding sequences here:
- a CDS encoding DUF2207 domain-containing protein, with the translated sequence MKKILYVLFAVMACLFVTGLVKADGPSYEIQSYRGTLTLDTWDDATYEEELVYHFTTSYNGQYVTLGSAGKMPQGFEIVIPPLVEVEGRTLSQEPEVQNLGDGYQVKIYNGGSAGDTVKIKVTWRLKNLLYVHQDILLLNWKPISDGDQEVKKVELQVIPKFATAASKSELNIHTAYMGAEPTVQKEEANYKATLENLKRKEGVEIYAYWRKSDIASFGESDRDTGLMEESNYHRTEAGIVQKRTWIRLFMKVLLPILILFFLLLAIYCRHRFMQSVTSTRVFPKNSRLYEIPNDVAPLLMASIVYSTELDEISPTKKHARGAFKFDQLVQATLLDLIDRKNIICEQYDTHTVLTIQNEDTLDEFEREFLRLAFGSQKYCRTDDLFSDYEISDSLYKYASEKEQDAIRKRGKQAQDRIDAAISRVAQAVQQKIQTFALSPYYRPLEVGEERAGRMCLFFGWAAWSIALVAGLISYFILNWLSIFCVIYVLVMWILPASFQGKFSLYRRDGVPTDIGAEQRYYWDSFRNMLRDIAHLEEAEVQSLVLWNRLLVYATLFGFADQVSKVMKLRQIHLDNPSMDAYVYTPFRSNLIHSSHLLSTYGTTATTASHFTVSSSGSSGGGFSGGGGGGGFGAF